Proteins found in one Quercus robur chromosome 2, dhQueRobu3.1, whole genome shotgun sequence genomic segment:
- the LOC126706483 gene encoding phosphatidylinositol 3,4,5-trisphosphate 3-phosphatase and protein-tyrosine-phosphatase PTEN1: MGLKVSKQGPGQDEELTIQHHLINYISTSCYIRNMVSKQRRRMLVAGYDLDMSYITDRVLAMSFPAERMRAMFRNPLWQVKSVLDMTHQGHYKIYNLCIEETYDPSNFDGRVELYPFDDNHVPPLQLIKIFCESVHSWLSSDPKNIVAVHCMAGKGRTGLMVCAYLVYTGMTGDAALQLYADRRTTNNEGVSIPSQRRYVGYWESILSPPGGNTNGLPDVNLPEPCSRELWRIRLYDMVNVDTVFFVVSEMQEIPNQLYRPSVEVLRSSCRQVKKGYQRGSSPRYYLSFIGGDEEEKELELKEPNRVVQMDTENAIIYQKTCLDHYFVQPLRVTGDVRVIFYEKMFGGRLFYCCFNTAFIRSSLLQLTMGELDKVGKKGRSICGPDFCLELLFGPANAKHSLRSSSDEDVASND; this comes from the exons ATGGGGTTAAAAGTTTCAAAGCAAGGGCCAGGGCAGGATGAAGAACTTACCATACAGCATCATCTGATTAATTATATCAGCACAAGTTGTTACATCCGTAACATGGTATCTAAGCAACGAAGGCGCATGCTTGTTGCTGGTTATGATCTTGACATGTCATATATCACAGATCGTGTGCTTGCAATGTCATTCCCTGCAGAACGTATGCGAGCAATGTTTCGTAATCCTCTTTGGCAGGTCAAGTCTGTGCTGGACATGACACATCAGGGTCATTATAAG ATTTACAATCTTTGTATAGAAGAAACTTATGATCCATCAAATTTTGATGGCCGAGTGGAGTTATATCCTTTTGATGACAACCATGTTCCCCCTCTCCAACTGATCAAGATTTTCTGTGAAAGTGTACATTCATGGCTATCAAGTGATCCAAAAAATATTGTGGCTGTACACTGCATG GCAGGCAAAGGTCGAACAGGCTTAATGGTATGTGCCTATCTAGTGTACACTGGCATGACTGGAGATGCAGCTCTTCAGTTATATGCAGATAGACGGACCACCAATAATGAAGGA GTCTCGATACCAAGCCAACGCCGTTATGTGGGATACTGGGAGAGTATACTTTCACCTCCTGGGGGAAATACTAATGGACTGCCAGATGTGAATTTGCCTGAACCATGTAGCAGAGAATTGTGGCGGATTCGACTTTATGACATGGTTAATGTTGACACAGTTTTCTTTGTGGTCTCAGAAATGCAAGAG ATACCCAATCAGCTGTACCGTCCATCTGTGGAAGTTTTACGGAGTAGCTGCAGACAAGTTAAGAAGGGTTATCAAAGAGGTAGCAGTCCACGGTATTATCTATCCTTCATTGGaggtgatgaagaagaaaaggaattgGAGTTAAAAGAACCAAATCGTGTCGTCCAAATGGACACTGAAAATGCCATAATCTACCAGAAAACATGCCTTGACCATTATTTCGTTCAACCTTTACGT GTTACCGGTGATGTGCGCGTCATATTCTACGAAAAAATGTTTGGAGGTCGACTTTTCTATTGTTGCTTCAATACAGCTTTTATTAGGAGCAGCTTGTTACAG CTCACTATGGGGGAATTGGATAAAGTTGGGAAAAAAGGAAGATCAATATGTGGGCCTGATTTCTGCTTGGAGTTGCTATTTGGTCCAGCTAATGCAAAGCACTCATTACGTTCTTCATCTGATGAAGATGTTGCAAGTAATGACTAG
- the LOC126713644 gene encoding cyclic nucleotide-gated ion channel 2: protein MPSYPNFHFSLSRCLGLRGRQNFTTSDSDNSSSKSNNANNVNEDNPISNSVECYACTQVGVPVFHSTSCDGAHQPEWEAGAGSYLAPIKTRSRNPSRGGPPSGPFGRVLDPRSKRVQRWNRAFLLARGMALAVDPLFFYALSIGRGGEPCLYMDGGLAAIVTVLRTCVDAVHLCHLWLQFRVAYVSRESLVVGCGKLVWDARAIASHYVRSLKGFWFDAFVILPVPQAVFWLVVPRLIREEQIKVIMTILLLIFLFQYLPKVYHSIYLMRRMQKVTGYIFGTIWWGFGLNLIAYFIASHVAGGCWYVLAIQRVASCLQQQCERRDKCNLSLSCSEEVCYQFLVPTGTAGNPCGGNLTTMARKPLCLDVNGPFHYGIYQWALPVISSNSVSVKILYPIFWGLMTLSTFGNDLEPTSHWLEVIFSIIIVLSGLMLFTLLIGNIQVFLHAVMAKKRKMQLRCRDMEWWMRRRQLPSRLRQRVRHFERQRWAIMGGEDEMEMIKDLPEGLRRDIKRYLCLDLVKKVPLFHNLDDLILDNICDRVKPLVFSKDEKIIREGDPVLRIMFIVRGRVKRSQSLSKGMVATSILEPGGFLGDELLSWCLRRPFMDRLPASSATFSCIESTEAFSLDSAHLRYITDHFRYKFGNERLKRTARYYSSNWRTWAAVIIQLGWRRYRMRTRGPMIPCATENGSSERRLLQYAAMFMSIRPHDHLE from the exons ATGCCTTCCTATCCCAACTTCCACTTTTCCCTCTCAAG ATGTCTTGGACTACGTGGTCGCCAGAATTTCACAACCAGCGACAGTGACAACAGCAGCAGCAAGAGCAACAACGCTAATAATGTCAACGAGGACAACCCCATTTCGAACTCCGTGGAATGCTACGCATGCACCCAAGTGGGCGTACCGGTGTTCCACTCGACGAGCTGCGACGGTGCCCACCAACCCGAGTGGGAGGCCGGAGCGGGTTCGTACCTAGCACCCATAAAGACCAGGAGCAGAaacccgagccgaggagggcCACCGTCGGGACCATTCGGCCGAGTGTTGGACCCAAGGAGCAAGCGCGTGCAACGCTGGAACAGAGCGTTCTTGCTGGCACGGGGGATGGCGTTGGCGGTGGACCCGTTGTTCTTCTACGCGCTGTCGATAGGAAGAGGTGGGGAACCGTGCCTGTACATGGACGGTGGATTGGCGGCCATAGTGACGGTGCTCCGGACTTGCGTAGACGCGGTGCACCTCTGCCACCTGTGGCTGCAGTTTAGGGTGGCGTACGTGTCGAGGGAGTCGCTGGTTGTGGGATGCGGGAAACTGGTATGGGACGCACGTGCCATAGCCTCTCACTATGTTCGCTCTCTCAAGGGCTTTTGGTTCGACGCCTTCGTCATCCTCCCTGTCCCTCAG GCAGTATTTTGGTTAGTAGTACCGAGGTTGATAAGAGAAGAGCAGATTAAAGTGATAATGACAATACTTCTATTAATATTCTTGTTCCAATACCTCCCCAAGGTTTATCACAGCATTTATTTGATGAGAAGAATGCAAAAAGTCACAGGTTACATCTTTGGCACCATTTGGTGGGGTTTTGGCCTCAATCTTATTGCCTACTTCATTGCCTCTCAT GTTGCTGGAGGATGCTGGTATGTTCTTGCAATACAACGTGTAGCATCGTGCCTCCAGCAACAGTGTGAGAGAAGAGATAAGTGCAATCTCTCATTGTCTTGCTCCGAGGAGGTTTGTTACCAGTTTCTGGTACCTACAGGCACAGCTGGAAATCCATGTGGTGGTAACTTAACAACCATGGCCAGAAAGCCATTGTGCTTAGATGTTAATGGGCCATTCCATTATGGGATCTACCAGTGGGCTCTTCCAGTCATTTCTAGTAACTCAGTTTCTGTTAAGATCCTTTATCCCATATTTTGGGGCTTAATGACTCTCAG CACTTTCGGCAATGATCTTGAGCCTACAAGTCACTGGCTAGAAGTGATTTTCAGCATAATCATTGTACTTAGTGGCCTGATGCTCTTCACGTTGTTGATAGGGAATATCCAG GTATTCTTGCATGCAGTCATggcaaagaagagaaaaatgcaGCTGAGATGTCGAGACATGGAATGGTGGATGAGGCGGAGACAGTTGCCTTCTCGACTAAGACAAAGAGTTCGCCATTTTGAACGCCAAAGATGGGCAATTATGGGGGGAGAAGATGAGATGGAAATGATCAAAGACCTTCCTGAAGGTCTTCGAAGGGACATTAAGCGCTATCTCTGCCTAGACCTTGTAAAGAAG GTGCCACTCTTCCACAACTTGGATGATCTTATTCTTGACAACATCTGTGATCGGGTTAAGCCTCTTGTCTTCTCTAAAGACGAGAAG ATAATCAGAGAAGGAGATCCTGTACTGAGGATAATGTTCATTGTTCGTGGACGTGTAAAACGTAGTCAAAGCCTAAGCAAAGGCATGGTGGCCACAAGTATACTTGAACCTGGAGGATTTTTAGGTGATGAACTTCTCTCTTGGTGCCTTCGCCGCCCGTTTATGGATCGCCTTCCAGCTTCATCAGCAACATTTAGTTGCATTGAATCAACAGAAGCATTTAGCCTTGATTCTGCCCATCTTAGATACATCACTGATCATTTCCGCTACAAATTTGGCAATGAGAGACTCAAGCGAACTGCGAGATATTACTCATCTAATTGGCGAACATGGGCTGCTGTGATTATACAATTAGGTTGGCGCAGGTACAGGATGAGGACCAGGGGTCCAATGATTCCTTGTGCCACTGAAAATGGAAGCAGTGAGAGAAGGCTTCTGCAGTATGCTGCAATGTTCATGTCGATAAGGCCACATGACCATCTAGAATAA